From Hydrogenobacter sp.:
GGGAAGAGTGGAACCACGATAAAGGTCTTGACTGGTTTTTGCTCAATTATCCAACGCACAGAGGGGTTTATAAACTCGTCAAGGATTTAAACAGGATCGTAAAAGAGAATCCTGCCCTTTACGAGCTTGACTTTAGCCCTGAGGGTTTTGAGTGGATAGATTTTTCGGATCACGAACAGAGCGTGATAAGTTTTATAAGGAAAGATACATCCGGAAAAAACTCAATTTTAGCTGTCTTTAACTTCACACCCGTACCCAGATATAACTACCAAATTGGCGTTCCTGATGGAGGTTTTTGGCGAAGGCTCATAAACAGCGACGCTCAAGAGTACGGCGGATCCGGACACGGAGATACTGAAGGAATTTACGCTCAAGAGGTTCCCTTTCACGGAAGACCTTATTCACTCTCCTTGACTCTTCCTCCACTTGGAGGGATGTATTTTAGAAGAGATCCCTCATGATATCTTCTGGCACACCAACACCGTCTCTGATCTGTCCGTTTCCAAAAATTATGAACTTCTGTATGGTCAACTCTTCGAGAGCCATAGGTCCCCTTGCGTGTATCTTGTCGGTGGATATGCCCATTTCTGCACCAAGACCAAACTCATTACCATCTGTGAATCTCGTTGATGCATTCACGTAAACGGCAGCAGAGTCCACCTCGTTCAAAAACTTCATAGCCTTCGTGTAGTTTTCCGTTATTATGGCATCCGAATGCTTAGATCCATATTTTTCTATAAACTCTATGGCTTCTTCTAAACTATCAACCACCTTCACAGCGAGAATAAGGTCAAGGAACTCTTCGTAATAATCTTCTTCCCTTGCCGGAACAGCTCTTACAAAATGTAGTCTCGGATCTGAGTTTATCACCTTAAGGCTTTCTTCATCGCATCTTAGTTCTACCCCAGCCCTTCCGAGTATGTAAGCCATGCGTGGGAAAAACTTACCGAGTATCTTTCTGTTTATTATCAAGTTTTCTACAGCGTTGCACACCGAAGGTCTTTGAACCTTCGCATTGTAAACTATATGGTAGGCTTTATTTAGATCAGCCTCATCATCTACGTATATGTTGCAAACCCCTTTGTAGTGCTTTATTACTGGAATTTTTGCCTTTTCAGCAACAGCTTTTATAAGACTTTCGCCTCCTCTAGGTATGGCAACGTCTATCTTACCTTCCATCTGCAAAAGTTCCCAGACTATCTCCCTCTCTGGTCTATCTATGAACTGAATGGCATCTTCCGGAAAACCTGCCATTTTTGAAGCTTCCCTGAGTATTTCTACAAGCGCTCTATTTGAGTTTATCGCCTCCTTTCCACCTCTAAGGATGACCGCGTTAGATGACTTCATACACAAAGCTGATGCCTCCACAGTTACATTGGGTCTTGATTCGTAAACTATGAATACGACCCCCAAAGGTACCCGCATTTTCCCCACTTTTAGACCGTTTGGCAAGGTCCACATCTTGGTGATCTCACCAACCGGATCCTGCAAAGAAGCTACATCTCTTAATATCTTTATCATACCGTCTATCCTTTTATCGTTTAGGACAAGTCTATCGATGAGTGCATCGGATAAGCCAAGACTTTTTGCATACTCCACATCTTTTGCGTTCTCTCGTTTTATAAAGTCCCTTTTGCTATCCATAAGCTCCCCGGCAAGTAATAACGCTCTGTTTTTTATCTGCGTCCTCAGGGACGTAAGCTCACGCAGAACCTTTCTCGCTCTATTTACCTTTTCTTCCGCATAATCCAAAACTTCTGTACTCATAGCAACTTAATTTTAGCTTTCGTTAAATTTGACGTCAAGCTATTTTATGAGCGCCTTTGCCAATTCTTTTAGTGCAATCTGGTCGGGGCTTGGGGATGGTCTTGCAAAGAGAAAGCCCTGGCCAAAGTCCGCACCTGCGTATCTGACCCACTCAAGCTCTTCTTTCTTTTCTATACCCTCGCAAACTACCTGAATATTTTCCGAATGCGCCATCTGTATAAGGTGACCTACTATAACCTTTTTAAAGTTGTTTTT
This genomic window contains:
- a CDS encoding glutamate-5-semialdehyde dehydrogenase, translated to MSTEVLDYAEEKVNRARKVLRELTSLRTQIKNRALLLAGELMDSKRDFIKRENAKDVEYAKSLGLSDALIDRLVLNDKRIDGMIKILRDVASLQDPVGEITKMWTLPNGLKVGKMRVPLGVVFIVYESRPNVTVEASALCMKSSNAVILRGGKEAINSNRALVEILREASKMAGFPEDAIQFIDRPEREIVWELLQMEGKIDVAIPRGGESLIKAVAEKAKIPVIKHYKGVCNIYVDDEADLNKAYHIVYNAKVQRPSVCNAVENLIINRKILGKFFPRMAYILGRAGVELRCDEESLKVINSDPRLHFVRAVPAREEDYYEEFLDLILAVKVVDSLEEAIEFIEKYGSKHSDAIITENYTKAMKFLNEVDSAAVYVNASTRFTDGNEFGLGAEMGISTDKIHARGPMALEELTIQKFIIFGNGQIRDGVGVPEDIMRDLF